Sequence from the bacterium genome:
GGCCGGTTAGATGATTATCTTAAAGAGCGCAAACAAGTCAATTGCTTAAGTCCCTTTCTATTTGTCTCCAGTACGCGCGACGACAGACTGACAGAGCACGGCTTTAAGCATGTGATAGATACTTTGAATGACCGGGCGGAAGTAAAATTTCACCCGCATCAGTTGAGACATACATTCGCGGTAAATGTTTTATCCGTAAACCACGACCTGGCGGCACTTCAGCAACTAATGGGCCATACAGATATACGCATGACTGCGGTGTATTTGCGGAATCTACCCAGCAAGGTCCTGCGTAGCCAGGTGGCGAATATAAGCCTTGATAATTTGGTGTGAAGGGCTTAATCTTTTAAGATGACAACGGTTGATCCAATAACGGTCGTACCACTATACATCGAGGTATCGAATGATGGAAAAACTGCCATTGGGAATGGCACCGGTTTTATAATTAGCAAAGGTGGCAAAAGTTATCTTTTCACAAATAAGCACGTTGTGACGGGTCGTTATCCCGATACCAATGGAATAATATCAAAGACAGGCGCAGTAGATTTTCCCTACATACTGATTTGGTATCATGCAAAAGATCGTTTAGGGATGTGGTATCAGGTTTCACAAGAGATCCGTGATAATGACACCGGCGTTCCATATTGGATCGGACATCCAACAAATCAAGAATATGATGTAGTGGCGGTGCCGCTAAACGTACCGGAAAATGTAACATTATTCCCCCTTGACATGTCTCTTTCGGAGACCGATTTGGTGGTGTACCCATCGGAGCCGATGTCGATTGTGGGTTTCCCATTTGGAAGGGTATCTGATGGGAAATTTCCAATATGGAAAACAGGTCATTTGGCCTCGGATATGGATATCAATTATGGCAGTAAACCAGTTTTTCTAATAGATGCTATGACAAAGGAGGGAATGTCTGGTTCGCCTGTAATGGCTCGACGTATCGGCATGGTGACAACCTCGCGCGGTGTCGAGCTCGGCAAAAACGGTACAAAATTTCTTGGCATCTACGCTGGTAGACTTAATTACGAAGACGATAAAGATATCAATATAGGCCGAGTCTGGAAGGCCGAGACAATAAAGGAGATTTTGGAAAAATTATGATGTATGCGTTGCGTTCACTGCCTTAAGAAAGTTGATAAGAAGGATCGAGACCATGTATTTCCAAAATCCTGGTACTCTGACACGACTCCTTCAAATGTTCAACGCTGGATTGTGCCCAGTTGTGTTCCATGTAACAGAAAATATGGGCGGATAGAGGAAGAGTTACGAAACTTTATAGTAGCTTGCATAGGCCCCACTGATCCTCTTGTCTCTGGACTCTACGAAAAAATGCTGCGTTCTTTCGGGATAGGAATACGTGCGGACGAACTATCGGAAGAGGAAAGAACGTTGCGATACCGAAAACTACAGTCATTTTTGAATAGGTTGGAGCCTCATAATCAAAGTCATAGAGTATTCCCCGGGTTTGGGCTTCATCATGGCTTTACGCCAGAACAGCATCATGTTATGCCTGCCCCTGTGAATGATATGCGCATTGTCGCAGGTAAAATATTCAGAGGAGCTGAGTATATACTTGGAGCGAGATATCTTGAACCCCCGCTTGTACTAAAGATTAGTCATGTTGACCAGGAACCGAGGGAGGTGCGGTTAATACTGCCACATGCAGCCATCTCGCATTTAGGACCCGGATTTGAGTTAAAACGTTTTTCCACAAGATCACTTGGCGTAGGCAGAGACATCGTTATTTATAAGGCCGTGATCCTCAACAAGTGGACCGTTTATGGCATAATAGAAAAGTCGTGGTTGCAATACATTGCGGCAAGGTTCATTTGTTGGTAGAATTTATTCATAAATTAACAACTCAATAATCCTCGTTGTAGGATCATTTTTTTGAGCTTTTGCATAGGGCTCTTTCATTCAAGAGTAGGTCCAGACAACGGCATATGATTTGAGTCTCTTTTCAGCCAAAACTGCGCTACCACATGCCAAGAAATGGCATAAATGGGGGGTAGGTACCTCATGGTAAGGAGTAGGTCGTCGGTTCAATTCCGACCAACGGCTCAGAGGGATAACTTTTGTTACTGGGCTGAGTTGCGTGGCAACGACATGGGTAAAATGATGCGGGGCATCATTTTACGGGCAAGCTTTCAGTGTTTCCAATCAATGAAGCTTGCCCAGGACAAGGAGAGGGGTGAAGTGGTCTGGGAGACCACTTCACGGGCAACTTGCAATGTTTCCGACTAATGCGAGGTTGCCCAGGAACGCCGGTTCTCCCGATTTTCACTTACTGTGAAATAAAGAAATCGGGATCCGCGATGCGTAGGCATCGGGAAATTCCGACCAACGGCTCAAAGTAAATATAAAAAATATGGCAATCATTCCACAGCAGATGACCACGACAGCGTTTACGCTGGATGGCTACAGAATCGTAAGGAGTCTCGGTGTCGTGCGGGGTATTACGGTGCGGTCCCGCTCCATATTTGGTTCAATCGGTGCGAGCCTTCAGACGCTGGTTGGCGGGAATATCTCGCTTTTCACGCATCTTTGTGAAGAAACGCGGGCGCAATCGTTTGAGATCATGCTTACGCACGGAGCGGAAATCGGCGCCAATGCCATTATCGGTATTCGGTACGACGCCAATGAAGTCATGCAGGGCGTCACCGAAGTTCTTGCGTATGGCACCGCAGTTGTTGTTGAGCCAATTAATAATACATAGGCCTAATTCTCTATGAAATATTTCAATTGGCGGAATGTTTTTATTGTTCTTGTGCTTTTTGGTCTCCTGTGGTACATTTTTAACCACCAATTAGAGACGAAAGCCACCATAGAAATCCTTAAGAATCAGGTTTTTTAATATGTCCCAAGACAATCTTCTCAAATTAAAATGCCAAAAATGCAAACGCTCTAACTATTATTCTTCAAAGAATAAGAAAAAAGTCGAGCGCAAGCTTGCGCTCAAAAAATTCTGCAAGTGGTGCAAAAAGCACACGGAGCACAAGGAAGTGAAAATTACCGCCTAAAAAAGCATCTCATGTGTGCAAAAACGCGGCGTTGCCGTGTTTTTTATTTTGAGATATTATAGTAGAGATCTTGGGGGTATAGTTCAATGGCTAGAACGATGGTCTCCAAAACCATTAATCGAGGTTCGAGTCCTCGTACCCCCGCCAGCTATTTTATGTTTTTAGTTCTAACATTTTTTAATTTCGGTTCGAAGATTATCCATCCCCGCGCGCTAAAGAAAACGAGCCCGATTTGGGCTCGATGATCTATTGTTGTTGGCAACCAGCGACCGCGCCCCGCAAAACAAAAGTGGCCTTTTCGAAAGAAATTTGATAGATCGAGATCTCTTTCTGGTGTTCTTTGGAGTTCATCTTGTACGCTTTGAAACCTTTGCTTTGAGTTGGCCACCATTGATCCATCACCCGAATAGTGGTCTCCGGTCCAGACGTGCGGCCTGCAAAAACGTTTGCCTCACACTCCATAACTTCACGGATTTTCCGCCCCTTGGTCATTTTATGGCCAAGGACAAAATGGCCGATATCATGACCAATGACAAATTGTTTTTCATTCTGTCCCAGGCGAATAATGGGTTCGCAGAATACCATCGCAGATCCATTGCCTTTTGGCAGCCATCCTATCGATCTGCCGAGGCATTTTTCATCGGTATCGGAGAAGTAGATTTTCGGCTTTCGCTGTTCTTGGCGGATGAGACCTTTTTGCAATCCGGCTTCCCATGTTTGATTAAAAAGTGCCAACACATCTTTTTTTTGGACGTCGCACCAGGTAAATTTTGTATCACAACGGACCGTTGTGGCCAGAAGTAAAAAATAAAAAAGGAACCATTTATTCACGTCTGCCCCCTCAGTGTCAAGATTCTAACTATAAATTAGGTCGATTTTATAAATTTGTCAAGCGATTTAGAAAAAATATGAACAAGAAAAGTTTTGAAAATGAGGTCGTGGATGCACGAGGCATTAAAGAAGGAACTAACCTAGAAAATGGTTACCAGCACTATCTGGAATTAGGGGGAATTATCAACGAGGCGGACTACGAGAGCGCCCTTGCGCGGGCTAAGAATATAACTACTCTCGATGGAACGCTGATAGCACAAGCGGAACTAATTGCGAAGGTTTCGGGGATTGAGTTGCGCAACACAAAAGATACCATCGACCGAAGAACGATACTTTATGGCATATTGCGCACTGATACGACGCCCAAGGAAGTTCAATACCACCATAGCCAAATGTCCGACCAACGCATATTTGGGGAAGTTCTGAGAATGTTAGGAGATGCCGATTCTCTTGATAAATTGATTAAGGCTCATCCGAATATTTCCTTCGAATATAAAAGAGGAGAATAGGTTTCTCGGAGCGTATAACATCGTCCACTACTCCCCGCTACAATGATTTTTCTCGATTAACGCTTATTCTGTAAGCGATTTGAGGTTCGAACTTCTGTCGAAGGTCCTACAAAGGTTGATTTGCAGGCGTAGAGGAAATATGAGGTGGTCATAGGTGAGATATACCACACTGTGCGGAAACGGGCACAATCCACAGGGTAAAACCAGCGTATAATTGAATATATGCGAAAAGAATCAAAACGGCTGGGGCGGAACCTCGTGCGTATCAGGAAAGGGAAAGGTATTTCGCAGGAACGGCTCTCTAAAATGCTCCGCACCGACCGGAGCTTTGTCAGCACCATCGAGAACGGGAAGACGAACCCTACGCTCGCCACAATCGCACGGTTGGCGAAAGCCATCGGCGTTTCTGTGAGCGAACTATCGAAGTAGCGGATTAAATCCAGGTGATGAAAAGGCCACAGAATAAAATAATCGAATGCGAGAGGGGGCGCCGTCTTGCGCGTTTCCGCCGAAACTCCATCGTCTTCGCGTCCCTCCTTGTTGTTTTTTGCGGTTTCCGCGTGGGTACGGCTCACGCCGTATCTTGGTATGACGCGAATTGGACGCATCGCAATCAGATAACGATAGACAGCTCCAAGGTCGGTTCCACGACGGAAGACGAACTAGATTTCCCCGTTCTCATCTCACTTAGCGGCTTATCCAGCATAAATACCAGTGGCACCGACATCCGTTTTACCTCCTCCGATGGCGTCACTCCACTCGCGCGAGAGATAGAATCGTATTCCGGTGGCACGCTTGTCGCGTGGGTGAAAGTTCCTACACTCTCCCACACGGCAAGCACTTCCATATATATGTACTATGGCAATCCGTCAGCGACCGAACCGGCGGCGACATCGACCTACGGTTCGCAAAACGTGTGGATGAACGGATTCGCCGGTGTGTGGCATTTGTCAGATAACAGCGGAACGCTAAATACAAATGATTCTACGGCAAATGGAAATAACGGGACTAATAACGGCGTGACGGCGACATCGTCCGGGATATTTAATGGTGCTGGCGCCGGGAGTTTTAACGGGACAAGCGCGTATGTGGCATCAACCTTTGCGCAACCCATCACTAGTGCCTTCACGGTATCTGGTTGGGTGAACCTTAGTGCTTGGAGAACCGCCGCAAATACGGGTTCGGCGGTATACACCCAAAGAACTGGCTGTGGCGGAACTTATGGAATCCAACTATATGCCCAATGTTCCTACAGTGGGTGTAACGGTAATGCCGTTTTAAATGCCGGGACGGACGTAGGTGAGGTAAACGCAACCACCGCTTTCAATACGAGTACCTGGTACTTTCTTTCTGGCACTTACAACGGCTCGAGTGCGATTTTGTATATCAACGGCGTTCAAAATCAGGTTGTCAACACATCGGCGTACACTTTTCCCTCTGTCACGCAAAATAATATCGGATGGGATACTTGCAGTACTAACTATTTCCCCGGTCTCATCGACGATGCCCGCATTCTCAACGTCGCCCTTTCCCCCTCCTGGATCCTCACCGAATACAACAACCAGAGCTCTCCAAGCACCTTCTATACGATAGGCAGTGAAGTTACCGTCCCCGACGCTCCCACGGGCCTCACTGCGACATTCGGCAACACTCAAGTCGCTCTCTCGTGGACTTCTCCCGCAAATAACGGCGGTTTGGCGATCACCGACTACGTCATTGGCTACAAACTCACTGCCAGCTCCACATGGTCAACTTTTGCCGACGGAGTTTCGACAAGCACCACAGGTACCGTCACAGGACTGACCAATGGCTCATCATATGACTTCCGGGTATCGGCGGTGAATGCGGCCGGACAGGGGAGCGCGAGCAGTGTTGCATCGGCTACGCCGGCAACCGTGCCCGATGCGCCGACGGCAGTTTCGGCTGTTGCTGGAAATACTCAAGCAACCATATCATTTACCGCTCCCGCGAACGGAGGAAGTGCCATCACCGGCTATACTGTCACTTCAAACCCCGGCGGTTTCACCGGCACCGGCAGTTCTTCTCCGGTCACGGTAACCGGCCTCACGAACGGCGCTACGTATACTTTCACCGTTACCGCAACCAATGTTGCTGGGACGGGAGCGGCTTCGTCACCGTCAAATTCGGTGACCTTACCCACACTACCAGGTTCACCAGTTAATCTCGCCGCCACGGTTGGCGGGAGCAGTATTGGGTTATCATGGTCTGCCCCGGCTTCGGACGGTGGTTCGTCTATTACCGATTATGTCGTCGAATATAAACTTACGATCGGCGGCACGTGGTCTGTTTTTGCCGATGGATTAGCCACCAGTACAACCGCGACAGTGACTAGCTTGTCCGACGGCACGTCGTACGATTTCAGAGTGAGCGCGGTAAATAACATAGGCCAAGGTTCTTCGAGTGCGTCCGTCATGGCGACTCCGGGCGAGCCGGCACAAGTGCTCATCCAAATTTTTTCTGATCTGACCACGCCTAGTATCGGCACGGCGGTGCGCATTACGAACGAAGGCTCCGTCGATTACGAATACCAATACACGTGGTGCGTTACCGCATCGGCGGGCGTTCCTTGCGGCAGTAACAATGACGTATCCAGCGCGACAGCCGCAAAGCTCATCGGGGCAGGACAGAATTTCGACACCACCCTTGCCTCAACAGTGCTGACTCCGGGTAGTTATTGGTTCACGATCATCGTCGTATACGGCTCAGCATCGTCCAGGGCGACCCAGTTGTTTACTGCCGTCAATGCGGCTCCCTCCGGCGGCGGAGGGAGCGAAGGCGGTGGCGGAGGAGGCCAGATGAATATCGTATTACCCGTTCCCACCCCTTCCGTAAATACAGGCATTGCATCTTCATCCAGCACGGCAATCACGATCGCTCATTCCATAGCGGTCCTGAAAGCCCAGCTTGCCGCACTCAAATCCCAGCTCGCCTCTCTCTTTGCCCAGCTTGCTTCCATGAATTCTTCTCCGAATCCGGCGTTTATCCGCAATCTGAGGCTGGGGTCAACCGGCAGCGATGTAAAGAAACTCCAACTTTTCCTCATATCCAAGAATAGCGGTCCCGCTGCCCAGAAACTCAAGGTCCATGGCACGACGACGACCTTTGGTTTCCTTACCTATAACGCCCTTGTGGAGTTCCAGAAAAAGGCCGGCATCACTCCCGCTTCCGGTTACTTCGGCCCGATTACGCGGGCTTATGCGAACACGCTCTGAAGTTGAGATAGTAATAGACGCCCCCTTGATAATAGTGGACGGCGTGGTGGGGGACTTAAATCGCAAAACTCGGTATGTAGATTTTGCGGGCTTTTTCCACAAAACAGGTTCTAACATTGTCCACGACTCCCCGCCAGTGTTACAATAAACATATGTTCAAAAAAATTTGCACAGCGGTTATTGCCAGCTTCGTGTTTTTTAATATTGCTTTTGCTCAAACCAGCACCGCAACGGAGCAGGATTTGCTCACCATCATAAAACAACTCCAAACGCAGATACAGTTACTGCAGACGCAAATCGCGGATCTTCAGAATCAAGTTCAGTCCGTAAAGACTGAGTTCAACTTTACTAGGGCGCTAGCCAAGGGTATGAGCGGCGATGACGTAAAACGACTACAAGAGTTTTTGAAAACTTTTCCTGATGTATACCCCGAAGGGTTGGTTACCGGATACTTTGGGCTACTTACCGAAGCGGCGGTTAAAAAATTCCAAGAACAGAATGGCATTGAGTCGGTTGGTACTGTTGGACCAAAAACCCAAGCGAAACTTATCGAGCTCGCGGCAACCGGGGCGGGGCAATCAGACAGCATTCCTTAGAGTTCGCCAATGACGCCGGGCTTACAAGAAAAACCATCGGCTTCTACGACAACGCTATCAGGGATAGTTCCTGCCGTACCGGCAATTCCTTCCCAAACGATAGAAACAGCGGGGATAAGTTGTAATAAGAAAGATTTTACAATGGCGCTGATTTTTGTTGCAGACAATATCGCCGATCCTTCAATGAGCAGATATAGTGAAGAACTTAATTACATAAAAAAATCATTTTCCATGGGCATTTAATTTCGCGACAGGAGGTTCGGCAACAATGACAATATCAAGCGAACCATTCATTATGGATTCAAAAAATATGCATTTAAGTCCGACAAATGATATAGATCAAACAGAAGTATTAAGAAAATTCTATGAAAATCATAATGATGACTATGATTTTGTGTCAATATTTACCAATGTAAAAGGTTCTAACATCGTCCACTACTCCCCGCCAAGAAATTTACTTAATAAAATGAAGAGTGATAGTGAAAAAGAAAGGCAGACGATAAGGTCTGCTTTTTGATATCCGGATCACTGAAGATGGCGACAGCCATGTGGCGAAGTATTGGAGTTCTGCAGTCGCCATTCCCATAAAAAGTAGTCGATGGTCTGGCGCGCTGTCGGCTCTGAAAGGCTTGCGTCGTGCGACGCCCTGCCGGTTTCATAGAAGATAAAGGGATTCACAGCTCCTTGGAGAAGCAAGAAGTACGCAAGGGCTCTGGCCGTCCTGCCGTTCGCCGACGCAAATGGTTTTGCGCGGACAAAGTCATAGTAGAAGTTTGCAACATCACAAACTTTCTCCATCGGCTCCTTGCCGAAGCGGAGATTCTCTTGCCACCACTGTACGCGCGCAAACCACCGTATTGCGCCAAGCACCGACTCAATTCTCTCCGACACTTCCGTTTTTGGC
This genomic interval carries:
- a CDS encoding site-specific integrase, yielding GRLDDYLKERKQVNCLSPFLFVSSTRDDRLTEHGFKHVIDTLNDRAEVKFHPHQLRHTFAVNVLSVNHDLAALQQLMGHTDIRMTAVYLRNLPSKVLRSQVANISLDNLV
- a CDS encoding serine protease — its product is MTTVDPITVVPLYIEVSNDGKTAIGNGTGFIISKGGKSYLFTNKHVVTGRYPDTNGIISKTGAVDFPYILIWYHAKDRLGMWYQVSQEIRDNDTGVPYWIGHPTNQEYDVVAVPLNVPENVTLFPLDMSLSETDLVVYPSEPMSIVGFPFGRVSDGKFPIWKTGHLASDMDINYGSKPVFLIDAMTKEGMSGSPVMARRIGMVTTSRGVELGKNGTKFLGIYAGRLNYEDDKDINIGRVWKAETIKEILEKL
- a CDS encoding YbjQ family protein, which translates into the protein MAIIPQQMTTTAFTLDGYRIVRSLGVVRGITVRSRSIFGSIGASLQTLVGGNISLFTHLCEETRAQSFEIMLTHGAEIGANAIIGIRYDANEVMQGVTEVLAYGTAVVVEPINNT
- the rpmG gene encoding 50S ribosomal protein L33, coding for MSQDNLLKLKCQKCKRSNYYSSKNKKKVERKLALKKFCKWCKKHTEHKEVKITA
- a CDS encoding ImmA/IrrE family metallo-endopeptidase is translated as MNKWFLFYFLLLATTVRCDTKFTWCDVQKKDVLALFNQTWEAGLQKGLIRQEQRKPKIYFSDTDEKCLGRSIGWLPKGNGSAMVFCEPIIRLGQNEKQFVIGHDIGHFVLGHKMTKGRKIREVMECEANVFAGRTSGPETTIRVMDQWWPTQSKGFKAYKMNSKEHQKEISIYQISFEKATFVLRGAVAGCQQQ
- a CDS encoding helix-turn-helix transcriptional regulator; the protein is MRKESKRLGRNLVRIRKGKGISQERLSKMLRTDRSFVSTIENGKTNPTLATIARLAKAIGVSVSELSK
- a CDS encoding DUF2341 domain-containing protein; the encoded protein is MKRPQNKIIECERGRRLARFRRNSIVFASLLVVFCGFRVGTAHAVSWYDANWTHRNQITIDSSKVGSTTEDELDFPVLISLSGLSSINTSGTDIRFTSSDGVTPLAREIESYSGGTLVAWVKVPTLSHTASTSIYMYYGNPSATEPAATSTYGSQNVWMNGFAGVWHLSDNSGTLNTNDSTANGNNGTNNGVTATSSGIFNGAGAGSFNGTSAYVASTFAQPITSAFTVSGWVNLSAWRTAANTGSAVYTQRTGCGGTYGIQLYAQCSYSGCNGNAVLNAGTDVGEVNATTAFNTSTWYFLSGTYNGSSAILYINGVQNQVVNTSAYTFPSVTQNNIGWDTCSTNYFPGLIDDARILNVALSPSWILTEYNNQSSPSTFYTIGSEVTVPDAPTGLTATFGNTQVALSWTSPANNGGLAITDYVIGYKLTASSTWSTFADGVSTSTTGTVTGLTNGSSYDFRVSAVNAAGQGSASSVASATPATVPDAPTAVSAVAGNTQATISFTAPANGGSAITGYTVTSNPGGFTGTGSSSPVTVTGLTNGATYTFTVTATNVAGTGAASSPSNSVTLPTLPGSPVNLAATVGGSSIGLSWSAPASDGGSSITDYVVEYKLTIGGTWSVFADGLATSTTATVTSLSDGTSYDFRVSAVNNIGQGSSSASVMATPGEPAQVLIQIFSDLTTPSIGTAVRITNEGSVDYEYQYTWCVTASAGVPCGSNNDVSSATAAKLIGAGQNFDTTLASTVLTPGSYWFTIIVVYGSASSRATQLFTAVNAAPSGGGGSEGGGGGGQMNIVLPVPTPSVNTGIASSSSTAITIAHSIAVLKAQLAALKSQLASLFAQLASMNSSPNPAFIRNLRLGSTGSDVKKLQLFLISKNSGPAAQKLKVHGTTTTFGFLTYNALVEFQKKAGITPASGYFGPITRAYANTL
- a CDS encoding peptidoglycan-binding domain-containing protein, yielding MFKKICTAVIASFVFFNIAFAQTSTATEQDLLTIIKQLQTQIQLLQTQIADLQNQVQSVKTEFNFTRALAKGMSGDDVKRLQEFLKTFPDVYPEGLVTGYFGLLTEAAVKKFQEQNGIESVGTVGPKTQAKLIELAATGAGQSDSIP
- a CDS encoding Fic family protein, whose protein sequence is MEPTNNGWITFVSKFIIESEKLAGITPSSDEEVARDITWQRSEGVYHGHVGALLRLGGLVTITNHYVSGPLICEINKLIAVEGFVDGTSPQSPKTEVSERIESVLGAIRWFARVQWWQENLRFGKEPMEKVCDVANFYYDFVRAKPFASANGRTARALAYFLLLQGAVNPFIFYETGRASHDASLSEPTARQTIDYFLWEWRLQNSNTSPHGCRHLQ